The sequence below is a genomic window from Uranotaenia lowii strain MFRU-FL chromosome 2, ASM2978415v1, whole genome shotgun sequence.
atgtactttaccgatgggtctctaattgaggaatcaacgggatttggagttttcaacgaaatagtgggcaatgagaaggcagactctctggcaaaggtgggggcgacggaaggcgacacgtatccacgtgaaatcgtcttcaacgaattctacttcttggtacgatgaaactctcttgtcaactggcagcgcaaatgggacgaggatgacaagggtcggtggctccactcgattatcccaaaggtaagccttaaaccctggtttaataggttggacctgagtcgggattttattcgtatattttcccgtctcatgtccaatcattgctccttagacgcggtactctatcgttttgacattgctggcagcaatttgtgtagttgcggccaaggttaccatgacatcgagcatattgtttggtcgtgtgaggtctatcttgtcgccagaacaaatttaatagactcccttagggcccgaggaaaaccacctaatgttccagttagagatgtactagctgtgctagatttggactacatgttcgaaatctacctttttctaaaagctatcgatcttcgtctataatttcttttttattttcatatttccctttctatcttcctttctcctctcacaaaatgttaagttaagaaaacaattgtaaacaacaaaatcgattttggctccttaaagcctacaggtatgagccgtttcaaataaagaattgttaaaaaaaagagtagttttgtagttaaaaaaatgtcatttgaccccctccgATAcgttaaatcaaaatatttactgaTATTATATAACATCATGTTTCGAGTACATCAGCGTGTTGACTTTCGTCGAAATGGCAGACGAATTTTGCCAACATCCATAACACGGAActttaacattaaatttttcaaaatatgcaaagGGACGTTACGTAACGCCCTTAGAGGAGAGAAATGTTCAACATCTTGCTACGCCGTGTGGActctaaagagaaaaaaatgatacGGATGCGTTGCGTAAGGAGGAGGGGGTttgaaaatgatccaaaaatgcGTTCAGTAATATTTTAAGGTCCCTAATAAAAGTGCTTCATATACgatcttatttaattttatagGGAGGACGGTTTTTAAGGAACTCCTCCTTGAAAAGCCTTTTCGGAACAGGCTCCCTGCTCATCAGCTCTTGGTCTCCTCCATCTCACTTGCTCTTTGGCATGTTATTATATCTTCTCTCTCGTTCTAGTTTTAGGAAACGATGCTCTGTGCTCAGCTGCAGCTCATTCATTCCCTTGCTCTCTGTGAATTTCTTCAACTTCACTTTAGTCACGAACGCCATTGAGAACGATCATCGGAAGATTTATACCAATCGAAATCCGCAAGCCTATGCTCAATATCGCATCCTAAAGTGGTTAAAATCGGTCTTAAAATTGTGCTGAAACATCCCTGAACGTGCTACCGTATATTTCGTGTATTCGGAAAGTGTTTTCGGTTGTTAATTTACGGTTTAATATCGCCTGGTTAAATTTACCAAGAGcaaaaatgatggaaaaataTAAGTCCTCATCTTTGTACGACTATTTGTAGCTGTAGTGGTGCACCCGAGTTTCCCTTGCTAGTGAAACGATACGCAATCGATTGGTTGTGTGAGTGTGTGGAAAACGCAAAAGCCCCGAATGTGTGCTATCTCTCTCGCGCCGTGTTGACAAACTTGGCCAATCGGGAAGTATGCTTTGATTGTGTGAGTTAATTTGTTATGACTCTGTGAAGGGCGAGAAAGACGGTGAAGTAAAAATAGACCACCAGGGTGAGAAATTGAGGTAAACCCAAAATCGAACAAACGACGCGTTTGGGATTGTTGCTTGAAAcagcgaaatttttttaactgtttctaTATAGCTTGTGTATCGCAGTGTTAAAAgcagacaagaagaataataaactCAGAAACGTTATTTGTGATTTAATCATTGTTTTTGATTACTGGATATCCAAGGAATTATTGTCCAGTTGATAAAGTAGCGGTAATTTGTTAAGTTACCGCCGGACTAGACCAGTATTCAATGTGCCCACAGAGAATACAGAACAACAGTAATCGCCGAATCGTCAGTACCACGATATTAAAAAAGAGACTGAGTGTACACCCGAAGACCATGTTCAGAATCGCTCCCCGAGTTAACAACAGTCTGATAAAGGAAAGGTCACCCAAGATGGTCAAGTACTCAGCAGCTCTTCCGCAGGTCTTTAGCTTGTTGCCACACCATCACAGCTGTTAAGCAGGGTCAGCTCCGTTTTGTGAAGAGCGTCAAACCTCTGTTGTACATCAACATATTAGCTTAGTTTTGTAAGCTCAACGGCATCGTTCGAGGGtgttgaaaattgttcaaaatacgTTCAAAATTGTATAGGATCGATTACTCTGTCTAAACACAACCGTTACATAAGATTAACAAAGCAGTACTGAAACTAGATACTGttagaagaaaaacaaatatatcAATCACATCATCCCATCCAAATAAATAATCGATATGAAGCTCTTGGAAAGCACTAGCTTTGAGGCTATCAATAATGCCCTGCATATGCAAACGGGCGATGCGACCATTCATGGGCGCATCGAAAGCTACAGCTGCAAGATGGCTGGCAATGATAAGGCCCTGTACAAACGGTTCACTTCCGAGCAGGGTCCGGCTGATTTGCAAGCCCTGTCTCCACCGCAAACGTTGCAGGATTTGTCGCCCCAGCTATTGCGTAGCTCCCTCTCAGGGGACGAAGGCGTCACCCTATGCGACACTATTTCGCGCAAGACGCTGTTCTATTTGATCGCAACGCTCAACTCAGCGTTTGAGCCGGATTACGATTTTAGCGATGCCAAGGTAAGTCACTTTATTCTACATCATTCTGCTTCATAGTACAAGTACTTCCATCAACAAATCGTCTGATAGGTATTTACCTACTTATTGTTGACATACTTGAGAGATTCTCATAAATTGTATAATATTCTTATTGTGTGACAAACATTGTTTTGTCGCTTGACGAGCACCAGAATGCATCCCATTaaccaacaataaaaaaaaaccatcacacTTGGGTTTATTATTTGttactttgtttgttttgaacagCACccaaagtaaaataaattaatgcgCAAACGAAACCAAACCTCCAACGAGCAGCTCAAACTGTAATAGAGGTACAGGAAGAGAATCGAAGAAAGCGTTTTCGTTCTCACCACGGGGTTTGGTACCTGCTCTATTTTTAggacatatttttgttgtttattttcttcGGGCGTCCGTTCATTGCCCAGGCGGATAAGAAACAAGTGTATACATCTAGATGGTACATGGAagctgattttgttttttttttttgtgtgattgTTTTGCTTTTCACTTGCTCGTTTTTGCGCAAACATGCCCCGCAATAAAAGGTAACTCTTCCTTCTTGTCCCTTATGACCTTGAACAAAACATAGATTGACTGttcaagaaaatataaattttcctgAGGCCTTGATGGCTTATTTCAAAAActgtattttaaattattgtttcgATGATCGATCATCTTCATGTTGTGAAAcgctgctttgattttttttttaaacagccaGCCGTAGTAACTGTAGCTAGTTTTCAACCTCATAGAGCCACAGTCATCGATGGGCGGCCGGTTTTCGAACCGTAGCTTCCACCGATGGACGTACCACTACGTCAGTTAAAATACTATGTACGGGCATGGGCACGGGGCTCGGATAAAGTAATGTAATACACCAACACACAGATGAAGGAACGTTTCAACACGGAACATTGGCCTATTCCAAGTACGAACGTACGCAACTGTGCCTTCTGTATCATAAGGTCGaatgttttttcgaagaaatgctGGGAGAAAGAAATACATATCTACGGATAGCGTTTTCACTTTTGTTTCTGAGCTGTATCAGTACGCTTCTCCACTTTAAGCATTTTATTTGAACTCAGATGAAAGAGTTGTACATCTCTGTTGGAAGTTAACATACAACCAAGGTCCAAACCAACAATAGGGGGTAAATAACGCCCCTAcatgttttaataatttatagCTGACCCGgagtgctttgctacacctggtaaaattaatgaaatttataaataaaataatttaaattttaattttcgtaaATTGGGTGAATAGGGACATAGAGGCGTATCGGGACACAAATGGGAAAAAATGTTGTGATCCATTCTTGTTCCTTGATTTATTGCATAAGAGCAAATATAAATGTTATTTATGTtgcttgaataaattaaaataaatgttatttcaagcatgaaaaaaatccccaaattACATAACATAAGAAACGTTGTTTGGCATCCCTTCAAATAGTGATGTGGCACGTCCACATGTTTGATATAtggtgaacattttttcaacatgattttggcaaaaaacatgttgacaattaattcaaactgcttcgaacggggatacattttaacaaaacattcCTTATGAGGTTAATTACATAACATAAcagcaaaaatgtttaatatgCCCTAAGATTGTGGAAAATATTGTTACTTTTAACACATAAAACCGCGAAGCAATCTAAAGCCgggaaacaccgaaattcggcatACTTTTCAGTACGcgctggaaattttttttttacaaatttattttttttgggttaCCGAACGTGTTgtattaaattttatagaaaagacTTTtatcatgtaattttttattgacatatttccctttctatccaCCTTTTTCGTCTAGACTAGTGTTAagctaaaaatacaaattgtaaaaatacaaaacgagtttggatCCTTAAAGcctgaaggtatgagccgtttcaaacaaagaatttacaaaacaatgaaatttataacaTTGGAGTTATGCTTCTAAAAGTACCACATTCGCGGCAAGCGAAGAAACGAGATTTCTTGTATTTGATCCACAATGTGTTGAGATGATCGTAGAGCAATAGGGCTTTCAGCTTTCGCAGGAAGTCTATCAATCGAAAcctatttttttaggtttttcttcaacatttttttgaatatcagtGAAGGTGCTAAAAATGTGATTACTGGGgattagaaaaatcaaaaaat
It includes:
- the LOC129745109 gene encoding repressor of RNA polymerase III transcription MAF1 homolog; amino-acid sequence: MKLLESTSFEAINNALHMQTGDATIHGRIESYSCKMAGNDKALYKRFTSEQGPADLQALSPPQTLQDLSPQLLRSSLSGDEGVTLCDTISRKTLFYLIATLNSAFEPDYDFSDAKSHEFSKEPSLQWVLNSIEGNLSAVAGEQYHKIRTALWSTIEDEISLNDCDIYSYNPDLNSDPFGEPGCLWSFNYFFYNKKLKRIVFFTCRAINSVYADSGFNSDFAMEDEECY